The Tachysurus vachellii isolate PV-2020 chromosome 23, HZAU_Pvac_v1, whole genome shotgun sequence genome segment gtGAATGATTTTTCTGTCCAAAAATGATATAAAGTTCGGCTGAGGATAAAGCTGTGGATAGGCAGGTATGAAAAGCTCATAGTCTCAATAAAGAAGCCCTACCAAATTTTCCTTAAGGACCATGAGAAGTGGAGAGAAAACAAATTTACAGTAGTTAAGTCAACAAGATCAAATTCTAcgctatatatatttaaaacatgcaTAATTACTATAAAAACAGAGCTTTTTGAAATGTGGTTTTCTAGAAATTGCCCATTAAATAAGGTTTAATCATTTATAGTAATAAAGTTCTAATTATAATAAAGAACAAACTATGGTATACAACCATCACAGGGTGTAAGAAATAACTTGGCCTTTGTGGTCATTTTCTGTGATAAACACAGGAAGCTTATGTTGTTTTATGCTCTTAAAGATTACATCATTTTTCTTCCATCACTCCCTAGTAGACCTGGCAGCTTGTTCTGCTCAAAGAAGGCTTTAAATCCAGACACAGTTATAGCTGCTGATAAGAATTTTTAAGGCAATACTAAATAAGCAGACTTTTACTATCAGTGTACCTCCAATGCTGGTAAGGTCTAAGAGAATGGACAGATACAGAGGATTTATAATGGTTCTGTTGTACAGACTGACTCAGCGGTATATGCGCAACACCCTTCACCAAATAGAAAACATATGTGAAAAGTGGGCTCCTAAGGGCCTGCATACAGAGCTGCTTTTGTACCTTAAACCCAGTGGCTGATGGATAACTGTAATAGATTCCTGCAAAGTTCCTGCTTAGTCTGTTGGTTCTTCTGTCAacattttaaatactcctccacTGCTAGTAtggatgcatttatttatatatatatatatatatatataaaacgtaTGTTTAAAAACTGCATCCAAGCTTAATTTCAGTCTGTTGTCAGCTGTTTCATGCTCTCGTCTTGTAGATCTTGTAGATTGCTAACTAGCCTAGATTTCTCATTAAATGTGTGTCAATTGAAAAAAGCTCTTGCTTATTTGATTTTTAGAGCTAAAAGTGAACAGACCATAACAGaccattatttatatatttgggATGGTGGAATATTTTTCTCCTATTAAATGCTATTGTATAGATGTACAGATGTACTGATGAAAGCCCTCAGGTGAATTACAAGAAGAATAATCTTTAAAATGCtctgtcattttgtcattttaacatATCTAATATGTAAATATGGTGTGAAATCGAGCTCTTACTTGTGTTACATGTCAAAAAAGTTAAAGCAATCTGTGTGGATGACATTAGCTGCatgtgcaggtttttttttttatttaaaacagtgatATGGGCTTCGTCAGCATTTATCTGAAGGATTTAGAAACTAATCTTACCAAAGCACATTAAGAATGAGAAGCACTGTCTTATAACCTTGCTGACATGCAGAGTCCGTTTACTCTTTGCGAGATCTAATGTCATGATTTCTAGCCACAAAATGACACTGGAAGTTcgttaaaggaaaaaaagtgGCTGTGTATGTTTATTCGAAAGCATTTATGTATGACCAAGAGGGTGGGCGCCGCATGCTGAGTGTGCTCAATAAGCAGCCTTGTTAGTGCAAATTGTTGATCttactatatataaaatgctcTATTCATGAGTGGAATAGAGGCTCACTGTGACCACACCTATCCAGACTCTGACACTGTGGCCATAGAAGAGGTCCACTGCCATAGCAAGGCTGGAGTAtaacaagcaaaaacaaagaaGCCTCAAGGGAAAGCTCCAAGAGCTGACATCAGGTACAAACTTTTGGCTCTGATCATGAGCGTACACACAGACTCTATGTTCTACAAGTAGGAAACAGGAATGGTTGTCTATAATGGGCTAAAGCTGTTTCAGTGTGGAAGTGGAGTTATTGTGAGGTGTTATATAACATGTAATTGATGTAGCTTTGGTTATAATTGCTCAGTGATTTTAGACCTTATATAGTATACGTAGATAGTAAATGCACTGTGcatgattttaaatatatatacagtatatgtcaaAATGTGCACCTTAGTCATTCATCAATGAGCAGCACATGTATATCATCTGACAAAAGATAgtttaggaaaataaaatagacaTGATCCACAAAAAATACcctttttatatattgtttaatcATAAAATGATTAAACTATTAATGAACTTATCAAGTGATATGTTTGAATACATAGTCTAATCATACTGATTAAATTATTAACTATTTACCATTAACAATtatcaattaattcattaactaTGAAACTGGATAATTAAACCTGCACCTTATAAGCTTTTCGTTATaaattatagaaacagaaaaagtgaAATATTAATTCAAGGTTGGATCTGGCTCTAGTTTTTTAGACGTagatgtatactgtatgctgcAACAGTCACGTTCACCATGGATAATATGCTCCATGACCAGGAGAGGGCACAATCgttcacagttttttttatttctttctttgttgtcTGCTCCATGGCCGTCTTTATTTATGCAGGcttattttgtgtttctgtaattAGTTGCTCTGTTTAAATTGtgagatttttttccttcttgctTGGCAAACATGATGTTGTTTTGTcacttttactgtatatttgcaCTGTCGCTTTTGTTCTCTTCTTTGTGTCTTAGTCTAatcattgttttttcttcttctctatgttcttttcatttgttttgtttgtttttgttgctttgtgAGAGTAACATACTCAGGCACAAATGAAGGTCTGACTGCTCACTCCAGAGTTAGAAGAACATAAAAGAATCCCAATTCTTGTTGTTTTCTGTATAATCTTCCGAATtatagtaaagaaaaaagaccCTAGACATTAGATAAAAATACACAAGAGGatataatagattttttttcttattaattttttaaaaagggaaaaagcaGTTGAGGGAACAAATGCTTACTGCagatataatgtaaatgttaatccaCAAAAGTCCCACAAAATTCAAAATAACTCCAAATGATCTCACATCATTTCTCATAGCTGACATCATACAGCCTCTGACACTTATGATCTAAGTGTTCATAAATTTGTATACATATAACTGTATAAATATGtcaaattaatataattttgtatGCGCATgcttatttaatacatttttgccAGCCATATGCATTAAATGGGGAAGGACTAATGAATCCTAATGAATTTTTTGCATGGAATTTTTCCCCATCATCTTCTTAAATAGACTGCTTGCTTTTTTTAACTACTTTTATATGTGAATTCATGGTCTCTGGTTGCTCTAATTTTTCCATTCAGTATAAAAATACTGCACTCTCTGCTTACAGGAGGTAACTCTGTTAAAAATAGAGTTTGTTGTCTTAAAATTTAAGAATTTCATGAGATTCTGAGACACTCAAACCATCTCATCTGGCAACATCCATGTCATCCATCTGGTCTTTAAGCACTGCTTGTTTATATTCAGCATCTCTCATTGTACAAGGAAGTCCTGACAAataggtggtggaatgaatttCCCCTAGTTACATGAACATCTGAGTCATTGGTTGTTTTCAAATGTCAACTAAAGACCTACCCCTTCAAGAAATACTTTAGTTAGCACTTAAAAACTCACTGTGTGTTTTCCATGCTGTACCAATCTTCCCAACAGGGTATTTTGACCAATGGTACTGTTCGAAAAGAACATCTGCCAAATTCCaccagtaaatgtaaatgcagtcAATTCAATACTGAGAGACTGCTGTGGACAATGCTGATAATCAAAATGACATCTGGTTTTCCATTGTAAACATATAATACGTTTAGGAACATTTGTAAATCTGTCATTTTTAGAGCGTctgttagcctagtggttaaggtgttgggctaccaattgtaaagttgtgagtttgatcccatgtccaccaagctgacactgttgggcccctgagcaaggcccttaaccctcaattgctcagttgtataaaaaaattgagataatgtaagtcgtcTCTGGatataaaggtgtctgctaaaatgtaaatgcattttaggctgtgtggttaaggtgttggactaccctttggaaggttgtgagtttgatcccatgtccaccaagctggcactgttgggcccctgagcaaggcccttaacgctcaattgtataaaaaaaaattgagataatgtaagttgctctgcatataagggcgtctgccaaatactggaaatgtaaatgcattttaggctgtgtggtagactagtggttaaggttttgggctaccaaggttgtgagtttgatcccatgttcaccaagctgacactgttgggcccctgagcaaggcccttaatgctcaattgctcagttttatttaaaaaaaaatacataatgtaagtcgctctggatataaaggcgtctgccaaatactggaaatgtaaaagtgtaaatTTGACTGACGTGAAGAACCTTtccacacattcatacacacaatattgccTTCTTAGTTCTGAGTGTTAGTGTTTCTGCACTGTAAATTTTATCCTTCCCCTATTCTCATGACATGCTCACCtcatgagtgtgttgtgtgagatCAGTGTAGGGGAATTCCGTGGGGAATAATAACAAGAGAAGGGTGTTCGGTTCGATTAAACGGGATTTTCACAACAGTGGGGATTCCGGTACTCTGGCAACCCCAAACAATCTCGCGGCACTTGCTCGAGTGACGTTTGGATTCAGGAAGAGGTTGAGTTTCACGAGCTCGGAAGTTGCTTAGCAAATGTAAGTTAACAGTTCCAAAAGTAAGTAAATtaaatctttaatctttaaaaaaaaatatcaacagATATCGAATAGCTAACAAAATaggaatatattaaatacacaaatattaaataaataataataaaaaaaataataaaaaaaagacaattaaaaaGTAAGCTAGCTAACTTAGCTGGCTAGGTAGCTAAGTTAGCTAAGTTAGCTAGCGGCACTACATTTAGTCCACTTCAGCCAGCTAGCGTTAGCTTATTTAACTTTAATactttattcttgtttttctgtCAGTCAGAAATGTTTGCAGAACTTATTAAATGTTAACAGACCTCTGTATCTTTAAaccttgtgttattttttttttataagagtTTGAGTTGCTGGATAGAAAATATGAAGCTGAACCAACAAGTGTTTTGaaagttttaatcatttttaccCATTCGGCCCCGCCCAGTTATGTATCTTTGGATCAGTGTAACAGAGGAAAcatcttgtatgtgtgtgtgtttgtttgtgtaaattGTACATTGGCTTTATCTTGTAATGAGGCTGACTATCACataacaacataataataatgtttcccTTTGGTAGTTGTCTACTTCCATTGGGGTTGCCATGATGCGGTAATTTGGGGTTTTCAATAGCTTAGCTTTTCTGAGGAAAGTAGAAAGAACAACAAATCTCTTCATCTCAAAACGAGGCATCTTAGAGAGAGTATGTCTAtatagtaaacaaaaaaaaagcaattttcaGTCATTTCTGAAACATGTTTGATGCTTAATGCGTATACAGTGGTGTAAAAAGTGTTGgctcccttcctgattttttatttttttgcatgtttgtcacacttgatatttcagatcattaaacaaattttaatattagtcaaagataacacattaaaaaaaaacattcagtttttattattaaggaaaagcaaaattaaaacctacatggctgtgtgtgaaaaagtgtttgccacCCTTAGTAGCAGGAACCGCAATCAAGTGTTTGCTATaacttgtaatgagtctgttacatcgctgtggaggaattttggtccactcatctttgtaGAAtagttgtaattcagccacactggagggttttcgagcatgaaccgccttttaaggtcatgccacagcatctcaataggattcaggtcaggacttttactaggccactccaaagtcttcattttgtttttcttcagccattcagaggtggaccttttggtgtgttttggatcattgtcctgctgcagaacccaagtttgcttcagcttgaggtcacgaacagatggctgcACAATGTCCAGGactttttggtagacagcagaactCATGGTTCTATTTATCACAGCAAATCCTCCAGGTcgtgaagcagcaaaacagccccaaaccatcacactaccaccaccatattttactgttggtattatgttctttttctgaaatgcagcgttacttttacaccagatgtaacgGGACACACACCATACAAAAGTTCAACTTTAGTCTCGTCAGTCCAAAGGATATTTTTCcgaaagtcttggggatcaacAAGATGTCTTCTGGCAAACCTGAGATGAGCCTTTAtattctttttgctcagcagctgTTTTCGTCATTCAACTTTTTTCCCCAGTCTCTTTCTAATGGTGGAGTTATGAACACTGATCTTAACTGAGGCaggtgaggcctgcagttcttagGATgatgttgtggggtcttttgtcacCTCTTGGATGAGTTGTCACTgcactcttggggtaattttggtcagcCGGCCACTtttgggaaggttcaccactgtaccatgtttttgccatttgtgtataatggctctcactgtggttcaatggagtcccaaagctttagaaatggctttataaccttttccagactaaTAGATTACTCTCCAGActctcatttattttctttctcatttgttcctgaatttctttggatctctggatgatgtgtagcttttgaggaacTTTTTGTCTACTTCactgtcagtcaggtcttattatAGTCAGTCTGCGGGCACGTGTGGccgtaatcaggcctgggtgtggctagagaaattaaacttaggtgtgataaaccacagttatgtttaaCAGGGggacaaacactttttcacacatggCCATGTGGGTTtcgattttgttttcccttaataataaaaaccttcatttaaaaactgcatgttgtgtttacttgtgttaacTTGTgactattatttaaatgtgtttgatgatctgaaacagttaagtgtgaaaaacatgcaaaaaaaaagaaaaaatcaggaaggggctaacactttttcacaccactgtatgtgcATTACTAATTCGTAATATTTCTCTTCTTGTCCTTCTTCCTAGATGGCGTCATGTAGTGACATGCACAAATCCAATCCAGATGAGTATCCATCATCCAGATGTATGGCTGATATGGAGAAGGAGTCGTACCTAAGCCCTACAGAAAACCCATCTACAATTAGTGTCTCATCCAACATCCAGGAACAGCAAGGTTATGATGTTGAATTTGATCCCCCACTGGAGAGCAAGTATGAGTGTCCCATCTGCCTGATGGGTCTAAGGTCAGCTGTGCAGACACCATGTGGTCATCGCTTCTGCaacagttgtattaaaaaatccATCAGGTGAGCTGTTTGCCATCTCTTCTCCTGTACATTGAACAGAAAGCTTTAAGCCACCattttatataagtatattgTTAGGCTTTGGACAGCAGTGGTGCAAAATTTTGGTAtgattgatgtaaaaaaaaaaaaaaacaacaaccataaTGTACATCTTAAATTTCCATGACAGTTCAAGTTGAACTCCAATTAGGCAGAAGATGACTATAACAAGTTATCTTTCTGGTAGGGACACGGGGCAAAAATGTCCAGTTGACAATGAGGTGCTGACAGAGGACCAGCTTTTTCCAGATAACTTTGCCAAGAGGGAAATCCTGTCTCTTACAGTACGCTGCCGCAATGTTGGCTGTAATGAGATAATGGAGCTCAGGCACCTGGAGGTAAGTTTCAGTTATTATGATGATGAGCATTCTGCCTTATCTCAGAACTGCTGACGTGTTAATTTCTGACAACACAGAACAATTTGCTTTGTAGAAAAACCAAATTGAAATAGTATGaacttttttaatgttaattaaggTGTATATTTCTTCTGCAGAATCACTTGATGCTATGTAAATTTGCTACAGTCCCTTGCCCCCAGTGTCAGGGGCCTGTACGGAAGAATAGTATAGAGGAACATATGAATCAGGACTGTTTACAGCGTCTGATCACATGCCCTGACTGTGCAGAGGGTATCATCTATGCTGACAAACAGGTGAGAAGCTATGTAAAGAACTGTGCCTTTAGCAAGGTAAACCATCTCTTTAAGCTTAATTAATGACCgaagtgtgtgaaaaagagcaAGCTTGAAACCCGTTTAAAGAACTTCCTATAAATTCAGCATTCTCAATCTTTCTCattagttctgttttttttcatggTGAAGATTTGTACTGACTCCACCACATGTACATGCTTATGTCTGCCCAGTACTGACAAGCAACAGGAATTATGAAGTGAAGCCATGTTCTTTTAAAATTCTGAAAGCCATTACAGTGGAAATGTAGCTGGAACTAttgtctgattggttacagtgaTTTTTACCACAGTGTCACATGTGTGATGTTAGCAGAGTATAAAGGATTAAGCTAGATGCTAAAAATATCCAGCGAATTTTTGAAACAAGTCTAGCTGCATTGTCTTTCTGAGAATTTTTCAATACAACATAGGACGAGTTTGAAGTCTTGCCTAATGGCATTGTCTTTTATAAGCCCATACTTTCCGTTTGACTTTACACGTGACTGAGGCAAAGAAAGTTAGACTTTGTGTATCCCTCATTTATCTGCTCTGACTTTTCTTCTGTACACTCcatttcaataaatatatattgatcTCTTATGGAAACAGTTTGTTCTCattgttgttataattatatgtgatggcaaataaaatgtttggatGCTgatcctgtaaaataaatacaattaaatctcTGGGcaaaataaactgattaataGTTTCTGAAGGACTCATAGAGTGAAATGCTATGATTCTAAGCAAGGTGTAAGagagtttattttattagtagttGATTTCTCTAAGATCAAATGATCAaatttaatgttgtgtttatgtctgcAGTTTCATGAGCAGATGTGTCCCTTTGTGAATACAGTGTGTGAGTACTGTGACATGGATTTAATTCGGGGTCAGGTAAGCAACGCATTTTACATGTGGGCATATTTTCCTCTGCGTTTAATTTAACTCAATGTAATCTGTGTATTTAATGgactataattatatatttgttttagttGTCGTCACACTGTGCCACAGACTGCCTGAAAGCTCCTGTTGCCTGTACGTTCAACATATTTGGCTGTCAAGAAAAGGTAAAGCCATGTCATAGACATCACATTTCAcattctgttcatttatttcactaataaaTTTAAGTAGCATAGTTACATAATAGAGTCATGACAGGTTTTGTAGCTGAATGCATTTTATATGTTATTGATAGAATAAATAAGTGACTTCTGTTGTCTTAGATGCCGAGGAACAACCTGGCCCTTCACATGCAGGAGTTTACACAGATGCACATGCGCTTCATGGCTGACTTCCTGAGGAATCAGAGTGTGAATGGCATTCTCCACGCTCCAAAATGTGGCCCTTCATGTTCACCCCCATCCGAACATGGTGCCAGTTCTAGGGTGGGAGAGCCATGTCAGTGCAGCCAGGACATGCAGCAGTTACGTGAGACTGTTGTGGAACTTGAGGGCCGCCTTGTGCGCCAGGACCACCAATTACGGGAGCTGAGCATTCGCAATGACACGCAGCATACACAGATAACGGAGCTACGCAAGAAGCTGGCATCACTGGAAGAGAAAACGCACGAGCTGGAAGCTCAGCAGTACCAGGGTGTTTATGTATGGCGATTAGAGGGATTCTCAGGTCACCTGCAACAACAAGAAGCAGGACAACCAGTAGTGCTCCATAGCCCACCATTCTACACAGGAAAGCCAGGGTATAAGCTGTGCCTGCGACTGCACCTTCAGACACCCAGTGCGCCACGTTGCTCTAACTATATCTCGTTGTTTGTGCATACTATGCAAGGAGAGTTTGACAGCCAGCTACCGTGGCCCCTT includes the following:
- the traf6 gene encoding TNF receptor-associated factor 6 — its product is MASCSDMHKSNPDEYPSSRCMADMEKESYLSPTENPSTISVSSNIQEQQGYDVEFDPPLESKYECPICLMGLRSAVQTPCGHRFCNSCIKKSIRDTGQKCPVDNEVLTEDQLFPDNFAKREILSLTVRCRNVGCNEIMELRHLENHLMLCKFATVPCPQCQGPVRKNSIEEHMNQDCLQRLITCPDCAEGIIYADKQFHEQMCPFVNTVCEYCDMDLIRGQLSSHCATDCLKAPVACTFNIFGCQEKMPRNNLALHMQEFTQMHMRFMADFLRNQSVNGILHAPKCGPSCSPPSEHGASSRVGEPCQCSQDMQQLRETVVELEGRLVRQDHQLRELSIRNDTQHTQITELRKKLASLEEKTHELEAQQYQGVYVWRLEGFSGHLQQQEAGQPVVLHSPPFYTGKPGYKLCLRLHLQTPSAPRCSNYISLFVHTMQGEFDSQLPWPLQGNIRLSVLDQAEGQHHTEIMETKPDLQAFQRPTVQRNPKGFGYVTFMQLQALRQRGFVRDDVLLVRCEVMPRFDTSLRREGMQPRGPEPSL